One region of Armigeres subalbatus isolate Guangzhou_Male chromosome 3, GZ_Asu_2, whole genome shotgun sequence genomic DNA includes:
- the LOC134219877 gene encoding uncharacterized protein LOC134219877, translating into MSRFLPLSVFLFGSILFNSATSNVLNCTECSSVVSWADCSNGGRVTQCTTELVNALHSQLRIGNPNLPIGNYSEFKCFKIKVSISNATVPNVGTEYLQGCTFQSAKFCSGWRNVTVLECSGAAALRFTAGLFVLMVVGILVVYDWK; encoded by the exons ATGTCGCGTTTCTTACCGCTGAGTGTGTTCCTATTTGGATCAATTCTCTTTAATTCAG CTACTTCCAATGTCCTTAACTGCACGGAGTGCAGCAGTGTCGTAAGCTGGGCCGACTGCTCGAATGGCGGTCGTGTCACTCAATGTACAACGGAGCTCGTGAATGCGCTCCATAGTCAATTAAGGATTGGCAATCCAAATCTTCCGATCGGAAACTACAGCGAGTTCAAGTGCTTCAAAATTAAAGTCAGTATAAGTAATGCGACTGTTCCAAATGTGGGGACGGAGTACCTCCAGGGGTGTACCTTCCAGTCGGCCAAGTTCTGTAGTGGATGGCGCAATGTTACCGTTTTGGAGTGTTCCGGAGCGGCTGCTCTACGCTTTACTGCGGGGCTGTTTGTGTTGATGGTGGTGGGAATCTTGGTCGTGTATGATTGGAAATAA